A single window of Rubripirellula lacrimiformis DNA harbors:
- a CDS encoding protein kinase domain-containing protein, translated as MFPESPPPSPAAVAAPIGLLDSINNNPQLRQRLGGMPSDEKTITLSPDMLDQDGTGLNWPAESMISTKGSLLETMELCADHSPVGLPSGGELADRSTASDGLFTNVGFVPRRVIANVGKGSGTDVDYRIVGRLGAGGTGVVFQAHQRAVDREVAVKMLRQELAGKQQSRERFLAEARVIGGLDHPNVIALHEVYADQNGALFYSMKRIDGTSWDKQIGELTFDQNIETLMRIADAIRYAHSRGLVHRDIKPENVMLGRFGEVLLADWGLAIHYPPTADESQMSASIGGTPAYMAPELASAASGDITFRTDVYLLGAILYQIQTGHPPHRGETLLQCIEAAANNVIVQTEQEGELMDIAMKAMASNPAERFEDVDAFIAAIKDQRTHDQSVRLVRRAIRQVTQPAPTDNADPYKNYGIADALLGEAIEMWPENPKAHEIRKRLQLEFARIATERGDYDLATNIYEAAGELESDEAVMVQFHRMRRDASQQQVSRYSALFTFSPDAGLLVQMSTEKIVEANRAFAKLFGYTGDQVVGERIGELNLWVCPQRRQLMVDRIKLNGRIDDFEAQFRHTDGHVIDVLIGAQVVEVQSEKMLVSTMRDISLRKKAENDLKQSRSRLRDLQRMAGLATWSYDVRSGELSWNTEAIELAGRDREQGAPTREEYIEMIHPEDRDRLKNAINLALESGAAYEISVRQQSRGSEYRYVLVRGQPIFDEAGKTIEIYGVVLERAQRTVERTSDRD; from the coding sequence ATGTTTCCAGAATCCCCCCCACCGTCGCCCGCCGCTGTGGCTGCGCCGATTGGTCTGCTTGATTCGATCAACAACAATCCGCAATTGCGCCAGCGTTTGGGCGGAATGCCATCGGACGAAAAGACGATCACGCTATCGCCGGACATGCTGGACCAAGACGGGACTGGGCTGAACTGGCCGGCCGAGAGCATGATTTCGACCAAGGGTTCCTTGCTGGAAACGATGGAGCTATGCGCCGACCATTCGCCTGTGGGACTCCCCAGCGGTGGTGAATTGGCGGACCGGTCAACCGCTAGCGATGGGCTGTTCACCAACGTCGGTTTCGTTCCCCGGCGGGTGATCGCGAATGTCGGTAAAGGCAGCGGCACCGATGTTGATTACCGGATCGTTGGTCGGCTTGGTGCCGGCGGTACCGGGGTCGTCTTTCAGGCCCACCAACGGGCCGTCGATCGCGAAGTCGCCGTCAAGATGCTGCGTCAAGAATTGGCCGGCAAGCAACAATCACGCGAACGGTTCTTGGCCGAGGCACGTGTGATCGGTGGGCTGGATCACCCCAACGTGATCGCGTTGCACGAAGTCTATGCCGATCAAAATGGCGCGCTGTTCTATTCGATGAAACGCATCGATGGGACCAGTTGGGACAAACAGATTGGTGAACTGACCTTCGATCAGAACATTGAAACTCTGATGCGGATTGCCGATGCGATTCGCTATGCCCATTCACGTGGTCTGGTGCATCGCGACATCAAACCCGAAAACGTCATGCTGGGGCGATTCGGCGAAGTCTTGTTGGCAGATTGGGGATTGGCGATTCACTATCCACCGACCGCTGACGAGAGCCAGATGAGCGCGTCGATCGGTGGCACCCCAGCCTACATGGCGCCAGAACTTGCTTCGGCCGCCTCGGGCGACATCACCTTTCGAACGGACGTCTACCTGTTGGGAGCGATCCTGTACCAAATTCAAACCGGGCATCCACCGCACCGGGGCGAGACGCTGTTGCAGTGCATCGAAGCGGCGGCAAATAATGTGATCGTCCAAACGGAACAAGAAGGCGAATTGATGGACATCGCGATGAAAGCGATGGCGTCCAATCCAGCCGAGCGGTTCGAAGATGTGGACGCATTCATTGCCGCGATCAAGGACCAACGCACGCACGACCAAAGTGTTCGTTTGGTCCGGCGTGCGATCCGCCAAGTGACCCAGCCGGCCCCGACCGACAACGCCGATCCCTACAAAAACTATGGCATCGCCGACGCGTTGCTGGGCGAAGCGATCGAGATGTGGCCCGAGAATCCGAAGGCGCACGAGATTCGCAAGCGGCTGCAATTGGAGTTCGCTCGGATCGCGACCGAACGCGGCGACTATGACCTGGCCACCAACATCTATGAAGCGGCCGGTGAACTGGAATCGGACGAAGCCGTTATGGTCCAGTTCCATCGCATGCGGCGCGACGCAAGCCAGCAACAAGTATCACGGTACTCGGCACTGTTCACCTTTTCGCCCGATGCGGGACTGCTGGTGCAGATGTCGACCGAGAAAATCGTCGAAGCCAATCGAGCGTTCGCCAAACTGTTCGGTTACACGGGCGATCAGGTCGTCGGTGAACGGATCGGTGAATTGAACCTGTGGGTGTGTCCGCAGCGGCGTCAATTGATGGTCGACCGAATCAAACTGAACGGCCGAATCGATGACTTCGAAGCTCAGTTTCGGCACACCGACGGACATGTGATCGATGTCCTGATCGGTGCGCAGGTTGTCGAGGTCCAAAGCGAAAAGATGCTGGTTTCGACCATGCGAGACATCTCGCTGCGTAAGAAGGCCGAAAACGATCTGAAACAGAGTCGGTCGCGACTTCGCGACCTGCAGCGGATGGCCGGGCTGGCAACCTGGTCCTACGACGTTCGGTCAGGCGAACTTTCCTGGAACACCGAAGCGATTGAACTGGCCGGTCGCGATCGCGAGCAGGGCGCGCCGACCCGCGAAGAGTACATCGAAATGATCCATCCCGAGGATCGCGATCGGCTGAAAAACGCCATCAACTTGGCGTTGGAATCAGGGGCTGCGTACGAGATTTCGGTGCGGCAACAAAGCCGCGGATCGGAGTATCGGTACGTGTTGGTTCGCGGGCAGCCGATCTTTGACGAAGCCGGCAAGACGATCGAGATTTACGGCGTCGTGCTCGAACGCGCCCAACGCACGGTCGAGCGAACCAGCGATCGCGATTGA
- a CDS encoding aminotransferase class I/II-fold pyridoxal phosphate-dependent enzyme has protein sequence MTENRENEPNQFSDTPNIDAPAIDMPITDPVPEPFAVKFASRVDRLPPYMFGRINNLLYQKRRAGDDVIDMGMGNPSDPPENTVVEKLTTAAHDPTNHGYSKSNGITNLRREVASKYNRKYGVRLDPENEIISCLGSKEGFSHMCLALMGPGDTAMIPSPYFPVHMYGVILASGNVVSLDVADPDLFLRNVAYTCEHMAPRPKVLIVCYPHNPSTAVIEPDFFVEVVRLAKRYGFMVIHDFAYADIAFDGYVPPSFLSANGAKDVGVEFTTMSKGYNMAGWRVGFCAGNAEMIRGLGTIKGYYDYGMFQAIQIAAIVALRETEAAVEKQSLVYQGRRDVLVSGLRRLGWTVNPPKAGMFVWAEIPEPWKSAMSTMDFAMKLLEEGNVAVSPGSGFGASGEGYLRMSLVENEQRLRQAVRQIGKCLTPAPATAK, from the coding sequence ATGACCGAAAACCGCGAAAACGAACCGAACCAATTCTCCGATACGCCCAATATTGATGCCCCGGCGATCGATATGCCGATCACCGACCCGGTACCGGAGCCGTTTGCCGTCAAGTTTGCCTCGCGTGTCGATCGGTTGCCGCCGTACATGTTCGGTCGGATCAACAATTTGCTGTATCAGAAACGTCGCGCCGGCGATGACGTGATCGATATGGGCATGGGCAATCCCTCGGACCCGCCTGAAAACACGGTCGTCGAAAAACTGACCACCGCTGCGCACGATCCCACCAATCACGGGTACAGCAAGTCCAACGGGATCACGAACTTGCGCCGTGAAGTCGCCAGCAAGTACAACCGCAAATACGGCGTCCGCCTGGATCCAGAGAACGAGATCATTTCCTGCTTGGGCAGCAAAGAGGGGTTCTCGCACATGTGCCTGGCGCTGATGGGGCCCGGCGACACCGCGATGATTCCGTCGCCCTATTTCCCAGTCCACATGTACGGCGTGATCTTGGCGTCCGGAAATGTGGTGTCGCTGGACGTTGCCGATCCAGACCTGTTTCTGCGGAACGTCGCCTACACCTGCGAACACATGGCGCCGCGGCCCAAGGTTCTGATTGTTTGCTATCCCCACAATCCATCGACAGCCGTCATCGAACCGGATTTCTTTGTCGAAGTGGTTCGGCTAGCGAAACGATATGGTTTCATGGTGATCCATGACTTTGCCTACGCCGATATCGCGTTTGACGGTTACGTCCCACCCAGTTTCTTGTCAGCCAATGGCGCCAAGGATGTCGGTGTCGAGTTCACCACGATGAGCAAGGGCTACAACATGGCCGGATGGCGAGTCGGATTCTGTGCCGGCAATGCGGAAATGATCCGTGGGCTGGGAACCATCAAGGGCTATTACGATTACGGCATGTTCCAGGCGATCCAGATTGCCGCGATCGTCGCGCTGCGTGAAACCGAAGCGGCCGTCGAAAAGCAAAGCCTGGTGTACCAAGGTCGACGCGATGTTTTGGTCAGCGGTCTGCGTCGTTTGGGATGGACCGTCAATCCGCCCAAGGCAGGCATGTTCGTGTGGGCCGAGATTCCCGAGCCATGGAAGAGTGCGATGTCGACCATGGACTTCGCGATGAAGTTGCTAGAGGAAGGCAACGTCGCGGTCAGCCCCGGCAGCGGATTCGGCGCTTCCGGCGAAGGCTACCTACGAATGTCGTTGGTGGAAAACGAACAACGGCTACGTCAAGCGGTTCGTCAAATCGGCAAGTGCCTCACCCCAGCTCCGGCAACCGCCAAATAG
- a CDS encoding trans-sulfuration enzyme family protein → MSARKHSFRTRAIHVGNAIDPATGAVVPPIHLASTFKQPGAGEWGEFDYSRSGNPTRSNLQSTLASLDDAAGALAFSSGMAAIHCVTMMLSSGDHVVAGCDLYGGAYRLLHKICSRSGIEVTLVDMTDLAAVDAAIGPKTRLVWGETIGNPRMTIIDLPALAKIVHAKNALLGVDNTFGTPALVRPIEHGVDIVMHSATKYLGGHSDCLGGTLASATKAIHDELYYIQNATGAVLDPLSCHLVARGIKTLDLRVREQSGTALQLATWLESHPKVKSVLYPGLESHPQHQLAKQTLQGGFGGMVTFELDGSIEETARVCESTRLFHLAVSLGAVESLIEQPATMSHASYDAADRARFGITDGLIRLSVGLESFDDLRDDLTAAIG, encoded by the coding sequence ATGTCTGCCCGTAAACACTCCTTCCGAACTCGCGCCATTCATGTCGGCAACGCGATCGACCCGGCAACCGGCGCGGTGGTTCCGCCCATTCACCTTGCCAGCACGTTCAAGCAACCCGGCGCGGGGGAGTGGGGCGAATTCGACTATTCACGCAGCGGCAATCCAACGCGTTCGAATCTGCAGTCCACGCTAGCGTCGCTGGACGATGCTGCCGGCGCCTTGGCGTTTTCGTCAGGAATGGCAGCGATCCACTGTGTCACCATGATGCTCTCCAGCGGCGATCATGTCGTAGCAGGATGCGATCTGTACGGCGGTGCGTATCGATTGCTGCACAAGATCTGTAGTCGATCAGGGATCGAAGTAACCTTGGTCGACATGACGGATCTTGCTGCGGTCGACGCCGCGATCGGCCCCAAGACCCGATTGGTCTGGGGCGAAACGATCGGCAATCCGCGGATGACGATCATCGACTTGCCCGCGCTCGCCAAAATCGTCCATGCCAAGAACGCTCTGTTGGGCGTCGACAACACCTTCGGGACTCCGGCGCTGGTTCGTCCGATCGAACATGGCGTCGACATCGTGATGCATTCAGCCACCAAGTACTTGGGTGGGCATAGCGATTGTCTGGGCGGCACGTTGGCATCGGCAACCAAGGCGATCCACGATGAACTGTATTACATCCAGAACGCGACCGGTGCCGTCCTGGATCCGCTGAGTTGCCATCTGGTGGCACGCGGAATCAAAACGCTAGACCTTCGTGTCCGCGAACAGTCCGGTACGGCGCTGCAATTGGCAACGTGGCTGGAATCGCACCCGAAGGTCAAATCCGTTTTGTACCCTGGGTTGGAATCGCATCCACAGCACCAGCTGGCCAAACAGACATTGCAAGGCGGTTTCGGAGGGATGGTGACCTTTGAATTGGACGGATCGATCGAAGAAACCGCTCGGGTTTGCGAATCGACACGGCTGTTTCATCTAGCCGTCAGTCTGGGCGCGGTCGAATCGTTGATCGAACAACCGGCAACGATGTCGCACGCCAGCTATGACGCGGCGGATCGAGCCCGATTTGGGATCACCGACGGGTTGATCCGATTGTCGGTTGGACTGGAATCGTTCGACGACTTGCGTGACGACCTGACCGCTGCGATCGGTTAG
- a CDS encoding efflux RND transporter permease subunit, giving the protein MINGEDPLRRRYLRQFKIGIGVLVLLAIPAIIHSQAAIHSLFNRPADWVPDSLPEKAEFNDFLAHFSVADLVMVGWEDSDLDSTSLATVTAILQPLCIESYDAESDASTIAELSDEAAQWIAAVRLMCDTPTPLHWAQSGTETLDHLMSSTSLTRESAIKRLQGTLIGPDASQTCLVISLDEAGLTKRRFLIPEIRLMAANVIGQTPREIAVVGGPFEGAVVDTESIRSIQMFSPPSAIVAAILCLLCLRSIPLTASIVAVAVIGEGLVLAAVYYTGTPMNAVLIVLPPLVFVLTVSAGIHLSNYYLDIVHEFPEVSLSDAAKRAMHAGMAPCALATGTTVIGLSSLMLVRLQPVRVFGGVASIGVTLTLLLLFLILPGAMVLTKPRRSRTQGGSPLPPGSNHGSAGGLWAWRDRLRSKAAQWMRRRLTRPWPMIILFLTVAGGLSIGLGRLESSVNVPRMFLPDSDIRQQYAWFESHIGPTVNGELLLTFPPLTEDDDPLQRLSTVARAHSAAIAQDSVGGALSAMTFVPPISSRRSLSAAAQRSVVRKLIRDPESSLGELGFISHNPDREIWRISVRMPQSEEDQLGEQIAGLESAVHLAIADAKVPAKVSFSGGIVIVHKSQEVLLRDLFRSFVAAFGVIAIVMMLMLRSVVGGLIAMIPNLFPTVALFGLMGLIRLPLDIGSVMSASVALGIAVDDTVHLLSRYGSRRARGLGQIRAAFGALSQCGWAMFQTTLVCGTSLMAYWFSDFVPTSNFSLFMFGLLASALLGVVFLLPAMMSSVLGRWLAHTIGADASASVYADGPPNQTPPSDVRRLPLHHEQKRT; this is encoded by the coding sequence ATGATCAACGGCGAAGACCCGCTGCGACGGCGTTACCTTCGCCAGTTCAAAATCGGCATTGGCGTGTTGGTGTTGTTGGCGATTCCCGCCATCATCCATTCCCAGGCTGCCATCCACTCGTTGTTCAACCGGCCTGCGGACTGGGTGCCCGATTCGCTTCCGGAAAAAGCCGAATTCAACGACTTCCTTGCGCACTTTTCGGTCGCCGATTTGGTGATGGTTGGCTGGGAAGATTCGGATCTTGATTCAACGTCGTTGGCGACCGTGACTGCGATCCTGCAGCCACTTTGCATCGAAAGCTACGATGCCGAATCGGATGCAAGCACGATCGCGGAACTATCCGACGAGGCGGCCCAATGGATCGCCGCTGTTCGCTTGATGTGCGATACGCCGACGCCGCTTCACTGGGCCCAAAGCGGGACCGAGACGCTCGATCACTTGATGTCGTCGACCAGTTTGACGCGCGAGTCGGCCATCAAGCGATTGCAGGGCACGTTGATCGGACCGGATGCAAGCCAAACCTGTTTGGTGATTTCGTTGGACGAAGCGGGACTGACCAAACGACGTTTCCTGATCCCCGAAATTCGATTGATGGCGGCCAATGTCATCGGTCAGACGCCCCGGGAAATCGCGGTAGTCGGCGGTCCGTTCGAAGGCGCCGTCGTCGACACTGAAAGCATTCGGTCGATCCAAATGTTTTCGCCACCATCGGCGATTGTTGCCGCGATCCTGTGTCTGTTGTGTTTGCGTTCGATTCCTTTGACCGCATCGATCGTTGCGGTTGCCGTGATCGGCGAAGGACTCGTCCTAGCGGCGGTCTATTACACCGGCACACCGATGAACGCGGTGCTGATCGTGCTGCCGCCGCTTGTGTTCGTGCTGACCGTTTCGGCTGGCATCCACCTTAGCAATTACTACCTGGACATTGTCCACGAGTTTCCGGAAGTGTCGTTGTCGGATGCCGCCAAGCGTGCGATGCATGCCGGCATGGCGCCCTGTGCACTGGCCACCGGGACCACCGTGATCGGGCTCAGTTCGTTGATGCTGGTGCGATTGCAGCCGGTGCGTGTCTTCGGCGGCGTTGCATCGATTGGCGTCACGTTGACCTTGCTGTTGTTGTTTTTGATCCTGCCCGGTGCGATGGTGCTTACCAAACCACGGCGATCACGCACCCAAGGTGGATCCCCATTGCCGCCCGGATCCAATCATGGTTCCGCCGGCGGCCTTTGGGCATGGCGTGACCGGCTGCGAAGCAAGGCCGCGCAGTGGATGCGGCGACGGCTGACGCGACCGTGGCCGATGATCATCTTGTTTTTGACCGTGGCGGGCGGCTTGTCGATCGGGCTGGGACGACTGGAAAGCAGCGTCAATGTTCCGCGCATGTTTCTGCCCGACAGTGACATTCGTCAACAGTATGCGTGGTTTGAAAGTCACATTGGCCCGACGGTCAATGGCGAATTGTTGCTGACCTTCCCACCGCTTACCGAGGACGATGACCCGCTGCAAAGGTTGTCGACCGTCGCTCGCGCCCACTCCGCTGCGATCGCCCAAGACAGTGTCGGCGGCGCGCTTTCAGCGATGACTTTCGTCCCGCCCATTTCCAGCCGTCGGTCGTTGTCGGCTGCGGCCCAACGCAGCGTGGTACGCAAGTTGATCCGTGACCCGGAATCGTCGTTGGGCGAACTGGGATTCATTTCCCACAATCCGGATCGCGAAATTTGGCGGATCAGCGTTCGGATGCCTCAAAGCGAAGAAGACCAATTGGGGGAACAGATCGCCGGCTTAGAATCGGCCGTCCATCTTGCCATCGCCGACGCCAAGGTTCCGGCGAAGGTGTCGTTTTCGGGCGGCATCGTGATCGTTCACAAATCGCAAGAGGTGCTGCTGCGTGATCTGTTCCGCAGCTTCGTCGCAGCCTTTGGCGTGATTGCGATTGTGATGATGCTGATGCTTCGCAGCGTGGTCGGCGGACTGATCGCGATGATCCCCAACCTGTTTCCAACCGTCGCACTGTTCGGGCTGATGGGCCTGATCCGGTTGCCGCTGGACATCGGTTCGGTGATGTCGGCAAGCGTTGCATTGGGGATTGCGGTGGACGATACGGTGCACCTGTTGAGCCGATATGGGTCACGGCGGGCTCGCGGACTTGGCCAGATCCGGGCCGCGTTTGGAGCTCTATCGCAGTGTGGGTGGGCGATGTTCCAAACGACGCTGGTGTGCGGCACATCGCTGATGGCGTATTGGTTTAGTGACTTTGTGCCGACCAGTAATTTCTCGTTATTCATGTTCGGGTTGCTGGCCAGTGCCCTGTTGGGAGTCGTGTTCTTATTGCCGGCGATGATGTCCAGCGTGCTGGGCCGTTGGTTGGCCCATACGATCGGTGCCGATGCGTCGGCCAGCGTGTACGCCGATGGGCCCCCCAACCAAACGCCACCGTCGGACGTTCGCCGGCTGCCGCTGCATCACGAGCAAAAGCGAACCTAG
- a CDS encoding S41 family peptidase, translated as MDLVANLAGQSLAHPRSFVRRTVLLFCSSFLTAGIASAQAPVDVDSWQPRNAAPTVVAKEAIAFDSAPAPIDGETAALVKGRELESNRMWGDAIRHYEKTSRQFPESTSLYQRMVISRLHHDVNRRFSDQSYLASVRELSTSQALDVYSEILANLQTHYVENVDWARVQIHGTAALEVALVEDKFVDRLLPNADPAKVEAFRQSIHHQLQGRSTATRFDLRASAAFVAARAEDELGLSGTATVLEFLSGAVSTLDPYTRLLSPSQLDEMFSNIEGNFVGLGLELKAKDDYLQILSVIEKGPAEEMGIRGGERIIAVDGVRTDVEEPVYVADLLRGPENSFAMIMVANTDGVTREVRVPRRRVEVPCVENVHFVDPVNRVGYLRLTNFQKTTTRDIERALWDLHRQKMRSLIIDVRGNPGGLLSAAVEVADRFLSDGRILTTRGRNVRENFDYAAHRPNTWNVPLAVLIDGGSASASEIFAGAIADSGRGIIVGETSYGKGSVQGIFRMQSAKFGLCLTTAKFYSPSGRAISHNGVVPTVPVASTHIAARPDDEGRLVQDNEDAVLQKAAEQLSGRNMISRLP; from the coding sequence ATGGATCTTGTCGCCAACCTCGCCGGTCAATCGCTTGCACACCCTCGTTCATTCGTGCGGCGGACTGTTCTATTATTCTGTTCATCGTTCTTGACCGCAGGCATCGCCTCGGCTCAGGCACCGGTCGACGTGGATTCATGGCAACCGCGAAACGCTGCCCCTACCGTTGTGGCAAAGGAAGCGATCGCGTTTGATTCGGCTCCTGCACCGATCGACGGCGAAACCGCCGCGTTGGTCAAAGGCCGCGAACTGGAAAGCAATCGGATGTGGGGCGATGCGATTCGCCACTACGAGAAAACGTCGCGTCAGTTCCCTGAAAGCACATCGCTGTATCAGCGAATGGTGATCAGTCGACTGCACCACGACGTCAACCGCCGATTCAGCGACCAAAGCTACCTCGCTTCGGTTCGTGAATTGAGCACATCGCAGGCCTTGGATGTGTACTCGGAAATCCTTGCCAACCTGCAGACGCACTACGTCGAAAACGTCGATTGGGCACGTGTCCAAATTCACGGAACCGCGGCCTTGGAAGTCGCATTGGTCGAAGACAAGTTCGTCGATCGTTTGCTGCCCAATGCCGATCCAGCCAAGGTGGAAGCGTTTCGTCAATCGATCCATCATCAATTGCAGGGTCGCAGCACGGCAACACGCTTCGATCTGCGTGCAAGTGCCGCCTTTGTCGCTGCACGAGCCGAAGACGAATTGGGCCTGTCCGGAACCGCCACTGTGTTGGAATTCCTAAGTGGTGCGGTGTCGACATTGGACCCCTACACTCGCTTGCTTTCGCCCAGCCAGTTGGACGAAATGTTCTCGAACATCGAAGGCAACTTTGTCGGTCTGGGTTTGGAACTGAAAGCCAAAGACGACTACCTGCAAATTTTGTCGGTGATCGAAAAGGGACCGGCCGAGGAAATGGGCATCCGGGGTGGCGAACGAATCATCGCTGTTGATGGTGTCCGAACCGACGTCGAAGAACCCGTCTACGTGGCTGACTTGCTGCGAGGCCCCGAGAACAGTTTTGCCATGATCATGGTGGCCAACACCGATGGCGTGACCCGCGAAGTTCGGGTTCCCCGTCGCCGCGTGGAAGTCCCCTGTGTCGAAAACGTGCACTTCGTCGACCCGGTCAACCGAGTGGGTTACCTGCGTCTGACGAACTTCCAGAAAACAACGACGCGAGACATCGAACGAGCCCTGTGGGATCTGCACCGTCAAAAGATGCGGTCACTGATCATCGACGTTCGTGGCAATCCCGGTGGCCTGTTGTCCGCCGCCGTGGAAGTCGCTGACCGTTTCCTCAGCGATGGCCGAATCCTGACCACTCGTGGACGAAACGTCCGCGAAAACTTTGACTACGCCGCCCACCGTCCCAACACCTGGAACGTTCCCCTAGCTGTCTTGATCGACGGTGGCAGTGCCAGTGCAAGTGAAATCTTTGCCGGTGCGATCGCCGATAGCGGACGAGGCATCATCGTGGGGGAAACCAGTTACGGCAAAGGCAGTGTGCAAGGAATCTTTCGAATGCAGTCGGCCAAGTTTGGTTTGTGTCTAACCACCGCCAAGTTCTATTCGCCCAGCGGACGAGCAATCAGTCACAACGGTGTGGTTCCGACCGTCCCCGTCGCGTCGACTCACATCGCCGCCCGACCGGACGACGAGGGCCGCTTGGTCCAAGACAACGAAGACGCGGTGCTGCAAAAAGCCGCCGAGCAGCTTAGCGGTCGCAACATGATCAGCCGCCTACCGTAG
- a CDS encoding peptidylprolyl isomerase: MPVTPARQRPLMTQMLRLPCACALSAAIAVGSLAIAMPAKAVADSPSNVVAVVNADPITRNTLSAQSVQRYGTEVIDNMINRHLIMQACQHNGIEVTKAEVTDEIRRLASKFGLSMDAYLKLLQEERNIDPNQYSREIIWPMLALRRLVAEKVEVTQEEFNHAFVAQFGEAAKCRLIMSDDEAKIRQLQARAKADPSQFSSLAKQFSEDEASASVGGLIPPIRRYSGDSRLEEAAFSLKDGDVSEVLELGDQWIFLQAVRRIPAMTPSPQALPAIREQISDRIRDEKMRSAASELFAKLQQEANVIKVLGNPELEQQYPGAGAIINGEQITLSLIGEECIKRHGEEVLDGEINRKLLTQALRKAGKQVTDADLQNEIDRAAISYGIVRGDGTPDAESWMNQVLEGGNVTRSVYMADSVWPSVALTKLVEDEMQLSESDLQEGFESAYGPRVEILACVLSDQRSAQKIWEMARDNPTEDFFGRLAEQYSVEPVSSSNMGKVPPIRKYGGQPAVEKEAFSLKPGQLSGIVATGGKYIIMRCQGFTEPVVTDRSAVQSELVRDLTEKKMRRLMAKKIESLRTTAEIDNFLAATANVPRESKTR, encoded by the coding sequence ATGCCTGTGACCCCCGCCCGCCAACGTCCATTGATGACCCAAATGTTGCGTTTACCTTGCGCTTGCGCCCTGTCCGCCGCCATCGCAGTAGGATCCTTGGCCATCGCCATGCCCGCGAAGGCGGTCGCTGATTCGCCTAGCAACGTGGTCGCGGTCGTCAACGCAGACCCGATCACCCGCAACACGCTGTCGGCACAGTCGGTCCAACGCTATGGCACCGAAGTGATCGACAACATGATCAACCGTCACCTGATCATGCAGGCTTGCCAACACAATGGCATCGAAGTCACCAAGGCCGAAGTCACCGACGAAATCCGTCGCTTGGCATCGAAGTTTGGACTGTCGATGGATGCCTACCTGAAACTGTTGCAAGAAGAACGAAACATCGATCCGAACCAGTACAGCCGGGAAATCATCTGGCCCATGCTGGCGCTGCGTCGGTTGGTCGCCGAAAAAGTCGAAGTCACTCAAGAAGAATTCAATCACGCTTTCGTGGCTCAGTTCGGTGAAGCGGCCAAATGCCGTTTGATCATGAGCGACGATGAAGCGAAAATCCGACAACTGCAGGCCCGTGCAAAAGCGGACCCCAGCCAATTCAGCTCACTCGCCAAACAGTTCAGCGAAGACGAAGCCAGCGCCAGCGTTGGCGGTCTGATTCCACCGATTCGTCGCTACAGCGGTGATTCGCGATTAGAAGAAGCCGCGTTTTCACTCAAAGACGGCGACGTTTCCGAAGTTCTGGAACTGGGCGATCAGTGGATTTTCTTGCAGGCCGTTCGCCGCATTCCAGCCATGACGCCAAGCCCGCAAGCATTGCCAGCGATCCGCGAACAGATCAGCGACCGGATTCGCGACGAAAAGATGCGTTCGGCAGCATCCGAACTGTTCGCCAAGCTGCAACAGGAAGCCAACGTCATCAAGGTGCTGGGGAACCCCGAACTGGAACAACAGTATCCCGGTGCCGGTGCGATCATCAATGGCGAGCAAATCACGCTCAGCTTGATCGGCGAAGAATGCATCAAACGCCACGGCGAAGAAGTGCTGGACGGCGAAATCAATCGCAAACTGCTGACACAAGCGCTTCGCAAAGCTGGCAAACAGGTGACCGATGCCGACCTGCAAAATGAAATCGACCGCGCCGCGATCAGCTATGGCATCGTCCGTGGTGACGGAACGCCGGACGCCGAAAGTTGGATGAACCAAGTTTTAGAAGGCGGCAACGTCACCCGCAGCGTCTACATGGCCGACTCGGTTTGGCCCAGCGTGGCTCTGACCAAATTGGTCGAAGACGAAATGCAACTCAGCGAATCCGACCTTCAAGAGGGGTTCGAATCCGCCTATGGGCCGCGAGTTGAAATCCTGGCCTGCGTTTTGTCGGACCAACGAAGTGCCCAGAAGATCTGGGAAATGGCTCGCGACAACCCGACCGAAGACTTCTTTGGCCGACTGGCTGAACAGTACAGCGTCGAACCTGTGTCATCGAGCAACATGGGCAAGGTTCCACCGATCCGAAAATATGGCGGACAACCGGCTGTCGAAAAGGAAGCGTTTTCGCTGAAACCGGGACAACTAAGCGGTATCGTCGCGACCGGTGGCAAATACATCATCATGCGTTGCCAGGGGTTCACCGAACCCGTCGTGACCGATCGATCGGCTGTCCAATCCGAATTGGTACGAGACCTGACCGAAAAGAAGATGCGTCGTTTGATGGCCAAAAAGATCGAATCGCTTCGCACCACGGCCGAAATCGATAACTTTCTTGCCGCCACCGCCAACGTGCCTCGCGAATCGAAGACACGTTAA